In one window of Massilibacterium senegalense DNA:
- the priA gene encoding primosomal protein N', whose translation MIAKVLVDVKTNQTNRLFDYRVPSDYEPFIERGMRVIVPFGARKVQGFVIDFTNTSEFSRLKSISDVLDYEPVLTSELLVLGKQVAEETLCFLVTAYQAMLPSALKVKVKKEVILKEHANLDLLRPEWKTIFQQTTKVSTEQIQKNPQLFRSLKEMKEREIIEIHHSIQQHTKKKMKKVVHVNGSKQQIEQAITDLPSQAVKQKELLTYLLKHPEPMESTTLMKTINVSRSTIHSLVEKQLILEKEEEVYRNPHEKTYKQTTKLALTPQQEKAIRPVLQSILEKTYGTFLLHGVTGSGKTEVYLQIIEQVIENGQEAIVLVPEISLTPMMVDRFIGRFGSKVAVLHSGLSHGEKFDEWRKIYRKEVQVVVGARSAIFAPFENLGVIIIDEEHETSYKQEDHPKYHARDVAKWRGSYHQCPVILGSATPMLESYARAKKGVYHLLELTERVNNRPMPSVEIIDMRDELRAGNRSMFSRLLLEKIKDRLEKNEQIVLLLNRRGYSTFVMCRSCGHVIECPHCDISLTYHRTGHKMKCHYCGYETPMAQTCPECGSEHIRFFGTGTERIQEELTKLLPETNVIRMDVDTTSRKGSHERLLTAFEKQEAQILLGTQMIAKGLDFPNVTLVGVLAADSMLHLPDFRASERTFQLITQVSGRAGRHELTGEVVVQSYTPDHYSIELASQYDYHMFFEKEMAIRKMLHYPPYYYVALITVSHYDGILANRTLDQISRYIQKNISNEAMVLGPVPSSIPRLNDRYRFQTMIKYKREPHLKQVLKQIIERYQSKMTKEDLSIQIDLNPYHMM comes from the coding sequence ATGATTGCAAAAGTGTTAGTCGATGTCAAAACGAATCAGACGAATCGATTATTTGATTATCGTGTACCGAGCGATTATGAACCGTTCATAGAACGAGGAATGCGAGTGATCGTTCCTTTTGGAGCTAGAAAAGTACAAGGTTTTGTGATTGATTTTACCAATACAAGTGAGTTTTCTCGTTTAAAGTCTATTTCAGATGTACTGGATTATGAACCGGTATTGACGTCAGAACTCTTAGTATTAGGAAAACAAGTAGCAGAAGAAACGTTATGTTTTCTCGTCACAGCTTATCAAGCGATGTTACCTAGCGCATTAAAAGTAAAGGTAAAAAAAGAAGTCATTTTAAAAGAACATGCCAATCTTGATTTATTGCGACCAGAATGGAAAACTATTTTTCAACAGACAACAAAAGTTTCAACCGAACAAATTCAAAAAAATCCGCAATTATTTCGTTCGTTAAAAGAAATGAAAGAACGAGAAATCATTGAAATTCATCATTCCATTCAGCAGCATACAAAGAAAAAAATGAAAAAAGTGGTGCATGTCAACGGTTCGAAACAACAAATAGAACAAGCAATTACTGATTTGCCAAGTCAAGCAGTCAAACAAAAAGAACTATTAACCTACTTGCTAAAACATCCAGAACCGATGGAATCGACGACATTGATGAAAACAATCAATGTCAGCCGATCGACTATTCATAGTTTAGTGGAAAAACAACTAATTCTAGAAAAAGAAGAAGAAGTGTACCGAAACCCACACGAAAAAACATACAAACAGACGACAAAACTAGCGTTAACACCTCAACAAGAAAAAGCGATTCGACCAGTGTTGCAATCAATTTTGGAAAAAACGTATGGTACCTTTCTATTGCACGGGGTGACAGGAAGCGGGAAAACAGAAGTTTATTTGCAAATCATTGAACAAGTGATAGAAAATGGACAAGAAGCTATTGTTCTTGTCCCGGAAATATCGTTAACACCGATGATGGTTGATCGATTTATTGGTCGATTTGGTTCGAAAGTGGCCGTACTTCATAGCGGATTATCGCACGGTGAAAAATTTGATGAGTGGCGAAAAATTTACCGAAAGGAAGTACAAGTTGTCGTTGGGGCACGTTCGGCTATTTTTGCTCCATTTGAAAACTTAGGCGTCATCATTATTGATGAAGAGCATGAAACGAGCTACAAGCAAGAAGATCATCCAAAATATCATGCTCGTGACGTAGCAAAATGGCGTGGTTCTTATCATCAATGCCCTGTCATTTTAGGGAGTGCTACTCCAATGTTAGAATCATATGCTAGAGCAAAAAAAGGGGTATACCATTTATTGGAATTAACAGAACGAGTGAATAACCGTCCGATGCCCTCAGTAGAAATTATCGATATGCGAGATGAATTACGCGCTGGGAATCGTTCGATGTTTTCTCGTCTTTTATTAGAAAAGATAAAAGACCGACTAGAAAAAAATGAACAAATTGTGTTGTTATTAAACCGTCGTGGATATTCTACGTTTGTTATGTGTAGAAGTTGTGGTCACGTAATCGAATGTCCGCATTGTGACATTTCGTTAACCTATCACCGGACAGGTCACAAAATGAAGTGTCATTATTGTGGGTATGAGACTCCAATGGCGCAAACATGTCCAGAGTGTGGCAGTGAACATATTCGTTTTTTTGGAACTGGTACAGAACGGATTCAAGAAGAGTTAACGAAACTATTACCTGAAACAAACGTGATTCGGATGGATGTCGATACGACAAGTAGAAAAGGATCTCATGAACGACTCTTAACAGCATTTGAAAAACAAGAAGCTCAGATTTTATTAGGAACTCAAATGATTGCGAAAGGTCTTGACTTTCCAAATGTGACGTTAGTAGGAGTATTAGCAGCAGATTCGATGTTGCATCTTCCGGATTTTCGGGCATCGGAGCGAACCTTTCAACTTATTACGCAAGTTAGTGGCCGTGCTGGTCGCCATGAATTAACGGGAGAAGTAGTCGTGCAAAGTTATACACCAGACCATTATAGTATTGAGCTAGCGAGTCAGTATGATTATCATATGTTTTTTGAAAAGGAAATGGCTATTCGGAAAATGCTACATTATCCACCGTATTATTATGTAGCATTAATTACGGTTAGTCATTATGATGGTATATTAGCAAACCGTACGTTAGACCAAATATCGAGATATATTCAAAAAAATATATCAAATGAAGCGATGGTTCTTGGGCCAGTGCCATCTTCTATTCCTCGTTTGAATGATAGATATCGTTTTCAGACAATGATAAAATACAAACGAGAACCACATTTAAAGCAAGTATTAAAACAAATTATCGAACGTTATCAAAGTAAAATGACGAAAGAAGATTTATCCATTCAAATTGATTTGAATCCATATCATATGATGTAG
- a CDS encoding Rqc2 family fibronectin-binding protein, producing the protein MSFDGFMTRAVVHELQSLIGGRITKIHQPFATDLVFSIRSLRKNHIIYFSASPTYSRIHLSDQSYTFPSEPPMFCMFLRKHLDGGIIHSIEQMGLDRIIKIQVKARDEIGDLSLKTMYVEIMGRHSNIILVDEQTNKILESIKHISANINRHRTILPGFPYVLPPAQHKCDPLSVTEEDLLRQLDFNAGKMNQQLVRTMSGMGMQTANEIIHRAHLVNEKTIGNAFFSVIHPLKEHTYTPCIIEKSGKEYFSLFPLTSLDGKEKYFSTVCEMLDRFYYQKGERDRIKQQSHDLERFIKNELEKNEKKRLKLKKTLEKAKDAEQYRRQGELLTAFLHEIKKGQKEIEIVDFYDPEQKKVTIPLNPMRSPANNAQAYFKTYTKMKNSVEIVQQQIEKTTIEIQYFEQLVHQIEVATSKDMEEIREELIEQGYLKRKTKQKKIKKPKVPSIEEYYSSTGVKLLVGKNNKQNDYLTNKLARKNDTWLHTKDIPGSHVIICSEEVDEKTLMEAATLAAYFSKAGQSTNVPVDYTLVRHVKKISGAKPGFVTYERQQTIYVTPDEDVVIQLKKNAK; encoded by the coding sequence ATGTCTTTTGACGGTTTTATGACGCGAGCAGTCGTCCATGAATTACAATCATTAATAGGCGGACGAATTACAAAAATACATCAACCATTTGCAACGGACTTAGTATTTTCTATTCGTTCTCTGAGAAAAAATCATATCATATATTTTTCTGCTTCTCCAACATATTCACGCATCCATCTTTCGGATCAATCATACACTTTTCCTAGCGAACCACCAATGTTTTGTATGTTTTTACGGAAGCATCTAGATGGTGGGATTATCCACTCCATTGAACAAATGGGATTGGACCGAATCATCAAAATCCAAGTAAAAGCTCGGGATGAAATTGGCGATTTATCGTTAAAAACGATGTATGTCGAAATTATGGGGCGACATAGTAATATTATTTTAGTCGATGAACAAACAAATAAGATATTAGAAAGCATTAAACATATTTCAGCTAATATCAATAGACATCGAACCATTTTACCAGGATTTCCTTATGTGTTACCACCAGCACAACATAAATGCGATCCGTTGTCGGTAACAGAAGAAGATTTGTTAAGACAGTTAGATTTTAATGCAGGGAAAATGAATCAACAACTCGTGCGCACGATGAGTGGAATGGGCATGCAAACAGCAAATGAAATCATTCATCGCGCCCATTTAGTCAACGAAAAAACAATCGGAAATGCGTTCTTTTCTGTCATTCATCCACTTAAAGAGCATACATACACTCCATGTATAATCGAGAAAAGTGGAAAAGAATACTTTTCTTTATTCCCCTTAACATCTTTAGATGGAAAAGAAAAATACTTTTCTACTGTTTGTGAAATGCTCGATCGATTTTATTATCAAAAAGGAGAACGAGACCGGATTAAGCAACAATCCCATGATTTAGAACGGTTTATTAAAAATGAACTTGAGAAAAATGAAAAAAAACGACTAAAACTAAAGAAAACATTAGAAAAGGCAAAAGATGCCGAACAATATCGACGACAAGGAGAATTGTTAACTGCCTTTTTACACGAAATAAAAAAAGGGCAAAAAGAAATCGAAATCGTCGATTTTTATGACCCGGAACAGAAAAAAGTAACCATTCCGTTAAATCCGATGCGATCACCAGCTAATAATGCACAAGCCTATTTTAAAACATATACGAAAATGAAAAATTCAGTAGAAATTGTGCAACAACAAATTGAAAAAACAACGATAGAAATACAATACTTTGAACAACTGGTCCATCAAATAGAAGTGGCTACTTCCAAAGATATGGAAGAAATACGAGAAGAATTAATCGAACAAGGATATTTAAAACGGAAAACAAAACAGAAGAAAATCAAAAAACCGAAAGTACCGTCTATCGAAGAATATTACTCCAGTACCGGAGTAAAACTATTAGTCGGAAAAAATAACAAACAAAATGATTATTTAACGAATAAACTAGCTCGAAAAAATGACACATGGTTGCATACAAAAGATATCCCTGGTAGTCATGTCATTATTTGTAGTGAAGAAGTAGATGAAAAAACGTTAATGGAAGCTGCAACACTTGCTGCTTACTTTAGTAAAGCAGGTCAATCTACGAATGTTCCTGTCGACTATACGCTCGTTCGTCACGTCAAAAAAATTTCTGGAGCAAAACCAGGGTTTGTGACGTATGAAAGACAACAAACAATCTATGTCACGCCAGATGAAGATGTCGTCATTCAATTAAAAAAGAACGCAAAGTAG
- the fmt gene encoding methionyl-tRNA formyltransferase, which translates to MLKIIFMGTPDFSVPVLDQLVKDGYDVCAVVTQPDRPKGRKRIITPPPVKEAALKHQIPVYQPEKLRDSAELQQLLALQPDLIVTAAYGQILPLVLLEAPKLGCINVHASLLPQYRGGAPIHKAIIDGKKETGVTIMYMVEKLDAGDILTQVVVPIEEEDNVGSLHDKLSMAGAALLSDTMPKLMEQSIEPKQQEESLVTYAWNITREEEKIDWSKDGEAIYNQIRGLHPWPVAFTILEGKPLKVWWGQKVKTTKNQSPGEIIAIEKDGFVIGTGNETAIKLVDIQPSGKKRMTAEQFLNGAGNHLQVGMKLGD; encoded by the coding sequence GTGTTAAAAATTATTTTTATGGGGACTCCTGATTTTTCGGTTCCTGTTTTAGATCAATTAGTCAAAGATGGGTATGATGTTTGTGCTGTCGTTACCCAACCAGACCGACCAAAAGGAAGAAAAAGAATTATTACACCACCACCTGTAAAAGAAGCGGCATTAAAACATCAAATTCCAGTATATCAACCGGAAAAATTACGAGATTCTGCTGAATTACAACAATTATTAGCATTACAACCAGATTTAATCGTAACGGCTGCATATGGGCAAATTTTGCCGCTTGTTTTATTAGAAGCCCCAAAACTTGGTTGTATTAATGTCCATGCTTCTTTATTGCCACAATATCGCGGAGGAGCACCAATTCATAAGGCGATTATCGACGGAAAAAAAGAAACGGGTGTGACCATTATGTATATGGTTGAAAAATTGGATGCAGGAGATATTTTAACGCAAGTAGTTGTTCCGATTGAAGAAGAAGACAATGTTGGAAGTTTACACGATAAATTAAGTATGGCTGGTGCTGCGTTGTTATCGGATACGATGCCAAAATTAATGGAACAATCGATTGAACCAAAGCAACAAGAAGAATCACTTGTGACATATGCGTGGAATATTACGCGTGAGGAAGAAAAAATAGACTGGTCAAAAGATGGAGAAGCTATTTATAATCAAATTCGTGGTTTACATCCGTGGCCAGTAGCATTTACGATCCTAGAAGGAAAACCATTAAAAGTATGGTGGGGACAAAAAGTGAAAACAACAAAAAATCAGTCACCAGGCGAAATTATCGCCATTGAAAAAGATGGATTTGTCATTGGAACTGGAAATGAAACTGCGATTAAATTAGTAGATATTCAACCATCTGGTAAAAAGCGAATGACAGCAGAACAATTTTTAAATGGTGCTGGAAATCATTTGCAAGTTGGGATGAAGTTAGGGGATTAA
- a CDS encoding YicC/YloC family endoribonuclease gives MIKSMTGYGRSNVRLDDLLLTVEVKSVNHRFLETVFRMPKQFMMYEDKMKKQISSFIHRGRLDIFMTIDDGAFVKRKIKVDHSLIQEIMSTLSTIKKEQHIHTDITLDHLLHFEDAFSIIEEEQENEELEKVLFAALKEAMEELFQMRVTEGETLFQAFSTQLETCRTVLTEIQKHAPLVCQKYRERLEKRIKEMLSQSEEWDEYKILTEVAIFSDKCDITEECTRLKSHFDQFSRIIQEEGPVGRKLDFLIQEMNREVNTIGSKATDVNISKQVVELKSMIEKMKEQVQNIE, from the coding sequence ATGATAAAAAGTATGACAGGATATGGTAGAAGTAACGTGCGGCTAGACGATTTACTTTTAACGGTGGAAGTAAAAAGTGTGAACCATCGTTTTTTAGAAACAGTATTTCGTATGCCAAAACAGTTCATGATGTACGAAGATAAAATGAAAAAACAAATTAGCTCATTCATTCATCGCGGACGGTTAGATATCTTTATGACGATTGATGACGGAGCATTTGTGAAACGAAAAATAAAAGTAGATCATTCTTTAATACAAGAGATTATGTCGACTCTTTCTACGATAAAAAAAGAACAACATATACATACAGACATTACGCTTGATCATTTATTGCACTTTGAAGATGCCTTTTCTATTATCGAAGAAGAACAAGAAAATGAAGAGTTAGAAAAAGTACTATTTGCCGCTTTAAAAGAAGCAATGGAAGAACTATTCCAAATGCGTGTGACAGAAGGAGAGACTTTATTTCAGGCTTTCTCTACTCAACTGGAGACATGTCGCACGGTATTGACAGAAATTCAAAAACACGCTCCGTTAGTGTGTCAAAAGTACCGAGAACGGCTAGAAAAACGAATAAAAGAAATGTTATCACAATCAGAGGAATGGGATGAATATAAAATTTTAACGGAAGTGGCGATTTTTAGTGATAAGTGTGATATTACAGAAGAATGCACTAGATTAAAAAGCCATTTCGATCAATTTTCTAGGATTATTCAAGAAGAAGGACCAGTTGGTCGCAAACTTGATTTTCTTATCCAAGAGATGAACAGAGAAGTCAATACGATTGGTTCGAAAGCAACAGATGTGAATATTAGCAAACAAGTTGTAGAATTAAAAAGTATGATTGAAAAAATGAAAGAACAAGTTCAAAATATTGAGTAG
- the rpoZ gene encoding DNA-directed RNA polymerase subunit omega gives MLYPSIDELLKIVDSKYTLVTVSARRARDIQETKKMYVEKPKSHKYVGMALEEIYEGKLTITRPNM, from the coding sequence ATGTTATACCCATCGATTGATGAATTATTAAAAATTGTAGATTCAAAATATACACTGGTGACTGTTTCAGCAAGACGAGCTCGTGACATTCAAGAAACGAAAAAAATGTATGTAGAAAAACCAAAATCTCATAAATATGTCGGCATGGCATTAGAAGAAATCTACGAAGGAAAATTAACGATTACGCGTCCTAATATGTAA
- the gmk gene encoding guanylate kinase has protein sequence MYKEKGLLIVLSGPSGVGKGTVCKALREQKKEILYSVSATTRNPRPGEEHGVHYFFKSKEEFEQMIEKNELLEWAEYVGNYYGTPLGYVQNSINEGKDVILEIEVQGAMQVQKNFPEAIFIFLAPPSLSELRNRLTTRGTETEDIINHRIQVAKEEMDMMDSYDYVVENDSVLAACERIHAIVVAEHCKRSRIQKKYKQILTEVED, from the coding sequence ATGTATAAAGAAAAAGGATTATTAATCGTCCTAAGTGGTCCTTCGGGGGTAGGAAAGGGAACAGTATGTAAAGCATTACGAGAACAAAAAAAAGAAATTTTATACTCTGTTTCGGCAACGACAAGAAACCCAAGACCTGGGGAAGAACACGGTGTGCATTATTTCTTTAAATCAAAAGAAGAATTTGAACAAATGATTGAAAAAAACGAATTGCTAGAATGGGCAGAATATGTTGGGAATTACTACGGTACACCACTAGGTTATGTGCAAAATTCTATTAATGAAGGAAAAGATGTCATTTTAGAAATTGAAGTACAAGGTGCGATGCAAGTACAAAAAAATTTCCCAGAAGCCATTTTTATCTTTTTAGCACCACCTAGTTTATCTGAACTAAGAAATCGTTTAACGACTCGTGGAACAGAAACGGAGGACATTATTAACCATCGTATTCAAGTAGCCAAAGAGGAAATGGATATGATGGATTCGTATGATTATGTAGTAGAAAACGATTCTGTGTTAGCAGCATGCGAACGCATCCATGCGATTGTCGTAGCAGAACATTGTAAACGGAGTCGAATTCAAAAAAAATACAAACAAATTTTAACGGAGGTTGAAGATTAA
- the remA gene encoding extracellular matrix/biofilm regulator RemA, protein MGNTLINIGFGNIVFANRIIAIVSPESAPIKRVIQDARERSRLVDATYGRRTRAVIITDSDHIILSAIQPETVAQRLHDKEMEVEEN, encoded by the coding sequence GTGGGGAATACGCTCATTAACATCGGGTTTGGCAATATTGTGTTTGCCAATCGAATTATTGCCATCGTCAGTCCAGAATCAGCTCCGATTAAACGGGTTATTCAAGACGCGCGGGAACGCAGTCGACTTGTCGATGCTACATATGGAAGACGTACAAGAGCGGTGATTATTACAGATAGTGATCACATCATTTTATCTGCTATTCAACCGGAAACGGTGGCACAGCGCCTTCATGATAAAGAGATGGAAGTAGAGGAAAATTAA
- the coaBC gene encoding bifunctional phosphopantothenoylcysteine decarboxylase/phosphopantothenate--cysteine ligase CoaBC: MKNILLCVTGGIAVFKAASLTSKLTQNGFQVRVMMSQSAEQFVTPLTFQVLSKHPVYDDTFDEKDPSVIAHIDLADWPDAIVIAPATANIIGKLANGIADDMISTTLLATTKPVFIAPAMNVHMYEHPAVKKNMQTLKAFGYHFIEPNSGHLACGYNGAGRLKEPEEIVAELKQYFDALEHKPLQGKKVLITAGPTQEKIDPVRYFTNHSSGKMGYELAEIARHLGAIVTLVTGPTHLTPPKGVDVVRITSAADMYDVVMTRYPEQDVVIKAAAVADYRPVVQFDQKVKKQPGDWSIDMERTFDILKTLGENKTNQILVGFAAESENVEANAQKKLQTKNADFIVANNITQVGAGFKSDTNQVVIYRKDGTKHDLPLLSKKEVAEEILAEVVAEMERRFIQ; the protein is encoded by the coding sequence ATGAAAAACATTTTATTATGTGTCACAGGTGGTATTGCTGTTTTTAAAGCAGCTAGTTTAACGAGTAAATTAACACAAAATGGCTTTCAAGTTCGTGTCATGATGAGTCAATCTGCAGAACAATTTGTAACTCCACTGACCTTTCAAGTATTGTCGAAACATCCAGTATATGATGATACTTTTGATGAAAAAGACCCGAGCGTCATTGCTCATATTGATTTAGCGGATTGGCCAGATGCGATTGTCATTGCACCAGCAACTGCTAATATCATCGGAAAACTGGCAAATGGCATTGCCGATGATATGATTTCTACGACATTATTAGCGACGACAAAACCAGTTTTTATCGCGCCAGCAATGAATGTGCATATGTATGAACATCCAGCAGTGAAGAAAAATATGCAAACATTAAAAGCATTCGGTTATCATTTCATTGAGCCAAATAGCGGGCACTTGGCTTGTGGTTATAATGGGGCAGGTCGATTAAAAGAACCAGAGGAAATCGTAGCAGAATTAAAACAATATTTTGATGCTTTGGAACATAAACCGCTACAAGGGAAAAAAGTATTGATTACAGCTGGTCCAACGCAAGAAAAAATTGATCCAGTGCGTTATTTTACAAATCATTCATCCGGTAAAATGGGGTATGAACTGGCGGAAATAGCCCGTCATTTAGGGGCAATTGTGACGCTCGTAACAGGTCCGACTCATTTAACGCCACCAAAAGGAGTAGACGTTGTTCGAATTACATCCGCTGCGGATATGTACGATGTGGTGATGACACGTTATCCTGAACAAGACGTCGTGATTAAGGCAGCAGCAGTTGCGGATTATCGACCGGTCGTTCAATTTGACCAAAAAGTAAAAAAACAACCAGGTGATTGGTCCATTGACATGGAGCGAACATTTGATATTTTAAAAACACTTGGTGAAAATAAAACGAACCAAATTCTAGTAGGATTTGCAGCGGAAAGCGAAAACGTAGAAGCAAATGCTCAAAAGAAGTTGCAAACAAAAAATGCCGATTTTATTGTTGCCAACAATATTACCCAAGTGGGAGCCGGTTTTAAATCCGATACCAACCAAGTTGTCATTTACCGAAAAGATGGCACAAAACACGATTTACCATTATTATCAAAAAAAGAAGTAGCAGAAGAAATATTAGCTGAAGTAGTGGCAGAAATGGAGCGACGATTCATCCAATGA
- the rsmB gene encoding 16S rRNA (cytosine(967)-C(5))-methyltransferase RsmB, with amino-acid sequence MKEKTLREIALDTLIQIEKNRAYSNLLLNQVIEKSNLNAKDIGLLTEIVYGVVQHDNTLEYYVASFLSNKKKTAPWVKILLKMSIYQMVYLDRVPNHAIFYEAVEIAKKRGHKGIGQFVNGVLRNIERNGLPKIEDIDDPLLRVSIMYSHPKWLVKRFIDQYGEEKAIEICASNLKTPNMSIRVNRTKVTRDEVLKMLAEHGIEARKSMISKDGIVIEKGNPTKIPAFQEGFYTVQDESSMLVVDALDVPKDSVVLDACAAPGGKTTHIGERLHQTGQVMAIDLHKHKVKLIHDQKDRLQLTNVQAIEGDARRLTEVFEKESFDRILVDAPCSGFGVLRRKPDAKWQKSEKDIERLPVIQQDILEEVVQLLKKGGKLVYSTCTIDQKENEAVVQQFLRKHPDFSLDDTLYNRVEPAVQRFMKEKSMVQLLPCDLDSDGFFIACFVK; translated from the coding sequence ATGAAAGAAAAAACGCTGCGTGAAATCGCGTTAGATACGTTAATACAAATTGAAAAAAATCGTGCGTACAGCAATTTGTTATTAAATCAAGTGATTGAGAAATCGAATTTAAATGCCAAAGATATCGGTTTATTAACAGAAATTGTGTATGGTGTTGTACAACATGATAATACGTTAGAGTATTATGTTGCTTCGTTTCTTTCAAACAAGAAAAAGACAGCACCTTGGGTGAAAATATTATTAAAAATGTCGATTTATCAAATGGTGTATTTAGACCGGGTACCTAATCATGCAATTTTTTATGAAGCAGTAGAAATCGCTAAAAAAAGAGGGCATAAAGGAATTGGTCAATTTGTCAATGGTGTTTTACGAAATATCGAGCGAAACGGACTACCTAAGATTGAAGATATTGACGATCCACTTCTACGCGTAAGTATTATGTATAGTCATCCAAAATGGTTGGTAAAACGTTTTATCGATCAATATGGAGAAGAAAAAGCGATTGAAATTTGTGCATCTAATTTAAAGACACCGAATATGAGCATTCGGGTAAATCGAACAAAAGTCACTCGCGATGAAGTGTTAAAAATGTTAGCGGAACATGGAATAGAAGCCAGAAAAAGCATGATTAGTAAAGATGGGATTGTCATTGAAAAAGGAAATCCGACTAAAATTCCAGCTTTTCAAGAAGGATTTTATACCGTGCAAGATGAAAGCTCGATGTTAGTAGTGGATGCATTAGATGTTCCAAAAGATTCCGTGGTGTTAGATGCATGTGCAGCACCTGGTGGAAAAACGACACATATCGGAGAACGATTACATCAAACTGGTCAAGTAATGGCAATTGATTTACACAAGCATAAAGTAAAATTAATTCACGACCAAAAGGATCGTTTACAGCTGACAAATGTTCAAGCGATAGAAGGAGATGCTAGACGGTTAACGGAAGTGTTTGAGAAGGAGTCCTTTGATCGGATCTTAGTAGACGCACCGTGTAGCGGGTTTGGGGTGTTACGTAGAAAACCAGATGCTAAGTGGCAAAAATCAGAAAAAGACATTGAACGGTTACCGGTGATTCAGCAAGACATTTTGGAAGAAGTTGTCCAACTGTTGAAAAAAGGTGGAAAATTAGTATATAGCACATGTACGATTGACCAGAAAGAAAATGAAGCAGTCGTACAGCAATTTTTACGAAAACATCCAGATTTTTCGCTCGATGATACGTTATATAATCGAGTGGAACCTGCTGTACAGCGCTTTATGAAAGAAAAAAGTATGGTGCAATTATTGCCTTGTGATTTAGACTCCGATGGCTTTTTTATTGCTTGTTTTGTGAAGTAA